Below is a genomic region from Medicago truncatula cultivar Jemalong A17 chromosome 3, MtrunA17r5.0-ANR, whole genome shotgun sequence.
accctatgaGTATCTAAGTGCCCATAACCGTACCCATtaattacccgcactttaacaatgaaaagaaaataaaaacatcacaattgaaataaaactatggtctaaatattttaaaattaactcatcAAATAATACGAATCGTAGCATTtagtcaaattaaaaacatccaaaatatctcTTAAAAATTGTACACCGGCAGAatggagttgttattgtattaaacAATTTTCTAGTTTAGGTTTTAGTTTAgacttaaatagttaaataaattatttaattatacacgaaaaaaaataaattacttatgatattaaataaatatgtatatgcggctctgggcagtatagtacccttacccgtgcccatacccatttAAATTAGTGGGTATTACCCAAACCCGTCCCCAGATTCATGatagcggggttttaccctacccattgggcctgggtccaattgccattCCTACcaacactttttcttttttttaaaaaaaaatagggggATCCAAAAAGTattgcagaaaaaaaaaacattttgtgCATCAGTTATAATCTTATAATCGATGTAAAAAAGGTTTTTTATAGCAGTTCAAGTAACCAAGTAAAAATATCAAACACTACATCAAAAAAGTCTACATCAGCAGTACTATGAGAATTCTTAAAATTGAATTCACCTAAACCGTTGCTTTTACTGGAAAAATAGTCTGAGATACATGTTTAATTTTGCTTGGCACTAATGGGACTTACCATTTTGTTTGGAGATTAGGCTAATTCCTTTCAACCAAATCTTTTTaagcaaatttttttaaatatatattttttgtggaGGCATATGTAAGAAAGTTTACTGTGATCGCATGTTTTCATAATACAAATTTGGCTTTGAATCCCCTCCATATTCTATGGATctatattatgaaatgaattTGTTCCACTCCATCGATTAGCTTGCTTATTGGATGAATGGATTAGATGAATTTGATAATGTGAATTAATAGATGTAATTGTCACTCctactttttatttcataaggATAAAACACATTGCATTTCATTCATGATAAAATCCTCGATAATTTCGAACAAAAAAATTCCTGAATAATGGTGGCTATCAGAATATCGAAATGCCCTTGCGGAAGAATGATCAATTTGATTGGCTTGTCTTCGAATCAAACTTACtccaaaattattataattcgATAAAAGAATCCCTACATTTACCAATCAACTCTCTGAATTCAGTATTGTCCAAAATCCAAGTTTTATTCCTCACTTCACTTGTGCACAATCTGTCTATATTATTATGTGATTGGTTCATGGGTTGGAGCCATTGTAACACCACCCACGTCCTATGTTCTTCGGCTTCTCTGAATTCAGCTTCATACCAAACTTCTGTCGCAGCCTCACATCCGAAAAAACAATGCCTATCACTCTCCCACATCAGCTCACAACTTTCACCCTCGAGGGCAGGAACCACTTCTTTGAATACCAATAATATGCATACAAATATGCACATCAATGTCATCAAAAACAAAGACTTTGTCAATAACAGAGACGTTAGTATATATAACATTATCATGATCAAAAGGATTAGAccatttataatataaatatgtatacaaATAATTCACGTTTAGAATCATAACTACTCAACGGTTTCTTTTTATACATAATATACAAACAtggtttttgacaaaaacagaATATATAACAATATTTTTGACTGGACATATTATATAAACATGACTATATAGTAGTAATTGCAATGTCTCTAAGCATGCTAGCTTTTGataatgtttaattaatttcattttgctAACACAGGTGTGCATTCTGAGTTCTGACCTATTCTACTTTTAAAACTTAAACAACTGATTAGAGACATTGCAATCACTGTTACCAAAAACTAAAGTTACATTATAATAAATGTTAGACAAAACCGTGTTTAATTTGATCATTCCATTCCATACAGGAAAATTCAATCATTTTGACTTTTCTATTATTAAGGTTACAAggagaataaataaatactaaacAAAATCTAAGGATTTGTATACCGATGAACCTGAAAAAAATAGCAAAGCCATGGCTGTGCACTCAAAACAATTGCTGCTGATGGTGGCTGCTGTCATTTATATAAAAGCTGCAACTCAACCGATGTCACTTCCAAATTGCCCAACAAAATGTGGTTCCGTCACCATTCCCTTTCCATTTGGAACCACTAAGAATTGTTCCCTCGACAATACCTTTCTCATTAATTGCAACAAAACATCTTCAACTCCAACCTCAACACATGTTCCCTACTTGGATAAGAGTAATCAAAATGTCCTAAATATCTCACTCAATGGTGAATTGCACGTTGCATGGCCAGTAGCCAGCGATTGCTACGCAGAAAAGGGCAGATTCATATACCAAACGCTGCGGGATATGAACATGACACATTTTTACATCTCGCCAACTCGAAACAAGTTGACAGCAGTTGGCTGTGACACGATTGGAGCACTCTCGGCGATTGATTCTGGGGGAAACAACTACACCACAGGATGTGTGGCTTTATGCAACAGGCTTGATGATATTATGGCCAGTCAATCTTGCTCAGGTACTGGTTGTTGCGAGATTTCAATACCCCAAGGTCGTGTGTTGAGAGAAGTGGCCTATACTTCTGCAGGTATATTCAACAATCACTCAGACGTACATGATTTCAATCCCTGTGGTTATTCTTTTGTGGTTGAAAATGGAGCCTACAGCTTCGAATCCACAGACCTCCTTGAGTTAAAGAAGAAGGAGTTTCCTGTGTTGTTCGACTGGGCAGTAGGGAACCAAACATGCCAGCATGCTCAGAATGATCTTTCCAATTATGCATGTAAGGCCAGCAAAAGTACATGTTACAATTCAGCCGAGAGATCTGGCTACCTTTGTAGATGTGTGCATGGATATCGGGGAAATCCTTACCTCATTCATGGTTGCCAAGGTACTATATATATCTTCTCCCTTGTTATGATCCGTGTTCACCATGAGGCTCAAGTTTGACTTGCCAAGTTTGGTCCAAACCTTCCTAAactgttatttttttcattttgttcctGATTTTATCTTGTTGACAGGCTTAGAGAAAAGACTAAGAGATTCGTGAAATGCTTGAGTGACTTACACTCAGCTGGTTCCTCATTTATATATACTcctagaaataaataaaatttacatttacatTTACAAGCAGATTATAATAATGCTATTTATTGGGTGCATGAATGATATTCCCTGTAAAAGGATACAAACAGTTATGTAACGTTTAAATTAGTTAGCCAAAGACACCTAAGTTTCTTATGATCATAAGTTCATCTCTGAACTGAGATATGATATAGTCGGAATAACTTGAAGTTGAAATTGGTCTTTCTATTTTGTTGCTTGACGCTTAATCAAGGAAACTTGCAAATGTTTTTTcagtttcattttaatttttctagcACTTTTAGTACAAATTTCAATGTTTCTGGCTAAAAggtatttgtttataattttaaataatctaAAACTCGACAGTAAAAGGcaactatttttatttgaaaactcTACTATCCATTGTGAAAACAGAAATCGAAACTGACAAATTATTCTCTAGATATTAATGAATGCATGGAATCCAACAATTGTGTTGATGGGGCAACATGCATCAACTTTCCTGGAAGCTATCACTGTTTATGCCCGGAAGGATATGAAGGAGACGGGAAAAGTAATGGAACAAGATGCAGTTCAAAATCCAGTACCAAACAAAGGAAAGAGATTATATTGATCATTTCATTGAGTGAGTACAACAACACACTCTATTCTGGATTCATTCATAACAAAGATCAtgcaaacaaattttattttcacaattaaattgttgaaacttgaaacatTTCATTGACAACCACAATGTTATTCCATGTCATAAATTGTTGTTCAGAACTGAAAGTCATACACGTATTCATAACAGTGGCATTTTGAGATGTTGACAACATGAAACTGACTTGAAACATCAACAAGCTACGAAAAGCAGAAAGGAAATGAATAAGTTTCCATTTGTTTATGTCCAGGTGTCAGCGTAAGCCTCATATTACTACTGGTGGGTAGCTTTTATGCGTATTGGgcattgaagaaaagaaagctCATTCGActtaaagaacaattttttcaacaaaacggTGGCTTACTGTTACAACAACAGATAGTTAGGCATGGAGGGTCAACTGAAACAGCTAAAGTGTTCACTGTTGAGGAGCTAAATGAAGCAACCAATAACTTTGATGAAGGTAAGATCCTAGGCCAAGGTGGTCAGGGAACTGTTTACAAAGgagttttacaaaataaaagaattgtAGCAATAAAAAAGTCCAAAGTCAGTGACCCAAACCAGATTGAGCCGTTCATCAATGAAGTGGTCGTTCTTTCCCAAATCAACCATAGAAATGTGGTAAAGCTCTTGGGTTGTTGTTTAGAGACAGAAGTTCCCTTGCTTGTTTATGAATTCATTTCCAACGGCACTGTTTACGAGCATCTTCATGATCAAAACCAAACTATAAAACTTACATGGAAAACCAGATTAAGAATAGCAAAAGAAACTGCTGGAGTCCTGGCATACTTACACTCTGCGGCTTCAACACCAATCATACATAGAGATGTGAAATCTACAAATATACTCCTAGATCACAATCTCACTGCGAAGGTTTCTGACTTTGGAGCTTCAAGGATTGTTCCTCTTGATCATAGTCAGATAACCACTCTAGTACAAGGGACATTAGGGTATCTTGACCCAGAATACTTCCTCACAAGCCAGTTAACAGAGAAGAGTGATGTTTATAGTTTTGGGGTGGTCCTAGCAGAGCTACTGACAGGAAAGAAGGCACTATCTTTGGGCAGGCCAGAGGTTGATAGAAACCTTGCCGCGTACTTTGTTTCTTCAATGAAAGAGGGTCGGTTACTTCATATTTTGGACAAAAGTATAGATAATGCTGATATTGAGCAACTAAAGGAGGTTGCTCTTATTGTAGAACGGTGTTTAAGGGTGAAGGGTGAGGACAGACCCACCATGAAAGAAGTGGCAATGGAATTAGAGGGAATATTAGTTAGTGAAGAGCGTCGTTGGGGAAGCGACAATTTATCTTCAGAAGAGACTGAAAAGTTGCTTAAAACAGCACGGTCCATTAAAAACGTTGAAGATGTTGTTGGTGGAAGTGGCATTAATTCTTCTGAATCATATAGCTTAAACCAGATTTCGATGTCATTGATTGGTGGAAGATGATTGGTTGATATTAGTATTCAGGATTAGATGTGAATCTATCTTCATTATAATAGTGTTGTCGTATATGTTGTATTTTCCCCTGTATTGGTCTATTGCACATGATATTCATATTTGTATCGATGTAAAAATAGGATTTGCAATTGAGTTTGTGTTATGCTTTGGTAGGTTTCTCAAGCAACATTAGTTCCACCTTTAGAAGCATATTATTTCagtaatatttattttcattcttaTGTGACAAATTTCTTCATATGAATAAATTTAATGAACTTAACTAATGTTTTGCTTAATATTAAAGGTTCATACAGCTTAGATTTCTTGCTCTATGAAACTAAGACAAGCACAAGACATCTAAGTTATATGGCAGTAAATCTTCATAAGAATTTATGACTGCTTTAAAATATACTTCTTTTACTAAAAAGTCACTTCTTTAAAATACATTTGAGTTATATGGTACTAAATCTTCATAAGGATTTATGTGATGTAAATATGAATATGAACAACAAGAAAAGATGCAAAGTATTTCACAGTACTTCTtcctttaaataaaaatgatttacaCTACTAGAACTCAATATAGGGATTGGAAATGGAAAAATCGTTAAGATTTTGAAACAAACGTGAAATTTGTGTTAATCAGTGAGTTCCAATTTATTATGACGCCAGTTAGATTGAATCATTGGCATATAAAATAGAAGATTATAAGAAGGGAACAAAATAAATGTGTGAAAATAGCACACATAAACCGATCGATTAacatataaaatgcaattaaaagtAAATTTCACGGAGATGGACAACATAATTTGTAAATACTAGATGTCATTACTGCAGTTTGAATTCACAAGCTCACTTACATTAcatcaataaataatatgtatGCAATTATCATACACATCTATGTCAGCAAAAACAGAGACTTTGTCAATAACCCAGATGTTACTATATAGTATATATCATTATTAAATTATCATGATCAAAATGGTTAGACCATTGATAATGTAATATTTATACCAATTCACATTTAggatcataacataaacattcTTTTTGACAGaaacataatatataaacaatatttttgactggaaataatatatacatttattattataatgtatttttagttttaaataatattagtgATTGCAATGTCTCTAAGCAAGTAAGCATGCTGTTTAAGTTTTATAGGTCGAAAGACAATGTTATCTATCACCAGCTAGCCTCTGATAACGTTTAATTAACCTCCTTTTGTGACCTGTTCTACCTTTAAATCTTAAACAACTAGTTAGAAACGTTGCAATCACTGTTGCCAAAAACTAAAGttacattaaaataaatattagacAGACCATCTTAATTTGATCATTCGATTCCGTAGGAAAAATCagtcattttgatttttctatttttaaattgcATTACAAAGTAGAATAAATACTAAACAAATCCATGGATTTTTGTAACGATGAACCTGAAAAAAATAGCAAAGACATGGATGTGCACTCAAAACAGCTGCTGCTAATGGTGGTCGCTGTCATTTATACAAAAGTTGCGACTCAACCGGTGTCACTACCAAATTGTCCAACAAAGTGTGGCAATGTCACTATTCCCTTCCCATTTGGAACCACCAATAATTGTTCTCTAGACAACACCTTTCTCATTGATTGCAACAAAACATCTTCAACCTCAACAGACGTACCATTCTTGCCACAGACTAATCAAAGTGTTCTAAACATCTCACTCGACGGTGAACTGCGTGCTGCATGGCCAGTAGCAAGTGATTGCTATTCAGAAAATGGTACAAAATTGAGCCAAATAATTCAGGATATCAACATGACACATTTTCACATCTCGCCAACTAAAAACAAGTTGATAGCAGTTGGTTGTGACACGGTGGGAGTATTAGAAGCAGCTGATTCTGGGCGAAAAACCTACGCCACAGGATGTGTTGCTTACTGCAACAATCGTACTGATATTGTCGCCAATCAACCTTGCTCTGGTATTGGTTGCTGTGAGATTCAATTACCCCAAGTTCACATGTTAACGCGAGTGCTCTATGGTTCTTATGGAGGCATATTTTACAATCAAAGTCACTCAAAAGTACATGACTTCAATCCATGTGGCTATGCTTTTTTGATTGAAAATGGATCCTACAGCTTAACACGATCAGACCTCCTCAAGTTGAAGAATAAGGAGTTTCCTGTGTTGTTGAACTGGACAGTAGGAAACCAAACATGCCTGCAAGCTCAGAAGAATCTTTTCAATTATGCATGTAAGGCCGAGAAAAGTACATGTTACGATCCAGGAACCAACAAATCTGGTTACCTTTGCAGATGCTTTGGTGGATATCGGGGAAATCCTTACCTCATTAATGGTTGCGAAggtattatatatattttttttctcttttgttatAATTCATGTTCATCGTGAGATTAATCAAGTTGGTTTTACCAAGTTTGGTTTAAACCTTCCTACCAATGTtacaattttttggttttgctcCAGTTCTGCCTGCAGATCTTAGAAATATTGTCTTTCCTAGagcttttaattgtttttttttctttgtttccgtttaattagggtttttccctttctttccacccaaaaaaataagattttaaaaCTTGTATGATTTTTCTCAAGTGACATATTATACTTTTCTTGAAAATTAGTTAGCTAAAGACACTCAGTGACATATAGAAGTCAAAATTACTtagtttcattttaaaatgtttttttagtttcattttaattttcctaGCATTTTATgtacaaatttcaatttctctGGCTAAAAGggattcatttataattttatataatcgAAAACTCCACGGTAAAAGGTAAATATTGTTCTTCGAAAACTCCATTGTATATTGTAAAAACAAATAACGAAACTGACATATTATCCCTTAGAATATAATGAATGCTTGGAGCACAATGATTGTGTTGAGGAGGCAACATGCATCGATCTTCCTGGGAGCTACCATTGTTTATGCCCAGAAGGATATGAGGGAGACGGGAAAAATAATGGAACAGGATGCAGTCCAAAATCCAGTACCAAATCAAGGAAAGATATCATGTTAACTATCGCATTGAGTGAGTACAACACGTTCTATTCTTTATTTCAATTCATTCATAACATGATCATGTCCATAAGTGTACTATCAcaatgaaaattgttgaaacttgaaaggcATTTCATTATCAATCAACAACATTAATCCATGttgtaaattgttgttatgagattttgaCTCAGTCCTTCAAGACCATAGTAGCATTTTGAGATTTTGACTAATTTCTTTGGATACATGAAGTTGACTTGAAACATCAACAAAGCAGAGCAACAAGAAAATGATTATGTTTCCATTTGTTTATTATCAGGTGTCAGTGCAAGCCTCGTAGCACTGCTGATTGGAAGCTTTTATGCATATTTGGCATTCAAGAAAAGAAAGT
It encodes:
- the LOC25489724 gene encoding putative wall-associated receptor kinase-like 16, with the protein product MAVHSKQLLLMVAAVIYIKAATQPMSLPNCPTKCGSVTIPFPFGTTKNCSLDNTFLINCNKTSSTPTSTHVPYLDKSNQNVLNISLNGELHVAWPVASDCYAEKGRFIYQTLRDMNMTHFYISPTRNKLTAVGCDTIGALSAIDSGGNNYTTGCVALCNRLDDIMASQSCSGTGCCEISIPQGRVLREVAYTSAGIFNNHSDVHDFNPCGYSFVVENGAYSFESTDLLELKKKEFPVLFDWAVGNQTCQHAQNDLSNYACKASKSTCYNSAERSGYLCRCVHGYRGNPYLIHGCQDINECMESNNCVDGATCINFPGSYHCLCPEGYEGDGKSNGTRCSSKSSTKQRKEIILIISLSVSVSLILLLVGSFYAYWALKKRKLIRLKEQFFQQNGGLLLQQQIVRHGGSTETAKVFTVEELNEATNNFDEGKILGQGGQGTVYKGVLQNKRIVAIKKSKVSDPNQIEPFINEVVVLSQINHRNVVKLLGCCLETEVPLLVYEFISNGTVYEHLHDQNQTIKLTWKTRLRIAKETAGVLAYLHSAASTPIIHRDVKSTNILLDHNLTAKVSDFGASRIVPLDHSQITTLVQGTLGYLDPEYFLTSQLTEKSDVYSFGVVLAELLTGKKALSLGRPEVDRNLAAYFVSSMKEGRLLHILDKSIDNADIEQLKEVALIVERCLRVKGEDRPTMKEVAMELEGILVSEERRWGSDNLSSEETEKLLKTARSIKNVEDVVGGSGINSSESYSLNQISMSLIGGR
- the LOC25489725 gene encoding wall-associated receptor kinase 2, which codes for MDFCNDEPEKNSKDMDVHSKQLLLMVVAVIYTKVATQPVSLPNCPTKCGNVTIPFPFGTTNNCSLDNTFLIDCNKTSSTSTDVPFLPQTNQSVLNISLDGELRAAWPVASDCYSENGTKLSQIIQDINMTHFHISPTKNKLIAVGCDTVGVLEAADSGRKTYATGCVAYCNNRTDIVANQPCSGIGCCEIQLPQVHMLTRVLYGSYGGIFYNQSHSKVHDFNPCGYAFLIENGSYSLTRSDLLKLKNKEFPVLLNWTVGNQTCLQAQKNLFNYACKAEKSTCYDPGTNKSGYLCRCFGGYRGNPYLINGCEEYNECLEHNDCVEEATCIDLPGSYHCLCPEGYEGDGKNNGTGCSPKSSTKSRKDIMLTIALSVSASLVALLIGSFYAYLAFKKRKFIKLQEHFFQQNGGLLLQQQIGRHGGSTEIAKVFKVEELKEATNNFDQGKILGQGGQGIVYKGVLQNNRIVAIKKSKISDPNQVESFINEVVVLSQINHRNVVKILGCCLETEVPLVVYEFIPNGTVYEHLHDETQSIKLTWKTRLRISKEIAGVLAYLHSAASTPIIHRDVKSSNILLDHNLTAKVSDFGASRIVPLDHSQINTLVQGTLGYLDPEYFHTSQLTEKSDVYSFGVVLAELLTGKKALSFGRPEVDRNLAAYFVSSMKQGRLLHILDKNIDEANIEQLKEVAHIAERCLRVKGEDRPTMKEVAMELEGILVVEERRWGSDNLSSEEAENLLKTARSIKNIEDVVGGSGINSYESYSLNQISMSLIGGR